TAAATCATGTAAAATTTGAGAAGGGAAAAACATCCAATTTAACTAAGTTCTAGTAACCAATAATGTATGATAATTGTACCTGTGTGCGAAGAATTGCTTGAAGATCTGGCTTGTTTTTTGAAACCCCACCATCTCTCTGCTCCTCAGAGGTAGAAGAGGCAGTTGATTGGTCATCCCAACTCTTCCTATTCGATTTTGCAGACCCAACAAGTGCCTCAGAAACCTTAGAAATTCCAGCAGCAAtgttattcatcttcttcttgctTGCTGAATCCGCGACTGCCAAAAGAGGAGAGACCTTCAAACCCCCTGATAGCCTTCTTGCTGGAGAAAGAGAAGCTCTTCGTACACTAGGAGAAGCCTGTCTCCTCCCATTTGGGGATGGCTGTCGATACCTCGAAGGAACAATAATGGCGGCTTCCTTCGAACTCACCCGATTCTCTTCACGAGCAGCTACCAAACTTGGAACAACAGTTTTCGACGGCACTGGAGAAGCCGACCTCTTCCCCTTTCCAGCCGGAGAAGGATCTCGCTCAACCACCGGCACATTCTTCTTTCCAACTGACATAGATCTTTTACCTCCTGCCGGAGAAGAATACCTCTGAGGCTTATGGGGAGCTTTGGTTTCTTCTGTACTTCCCTTATTTTCAATCTGTAAATTATCTCGAGGAGCTAGGGCTTGTCTTCCTCTACCATTTCCAGTCTTCGAATTACTCTTCGATTCCTTAATTTGAGGTTCCTCCAATTTTTGATTCGAGGACAATGCCGCAATCGGGTCAGCCGATTGATCCGATTCCATCACAGGTTGAATCACAAACTCCCTCTTAGAAGCCGAAATCCTTGCAATTAGAAGCTCAGGGCTTCCAACAGATGCTTGTCGCCCTGGAATTGGACGAATACCGCAAACGCGAGGGATCGGTGTGTCGAATTCAAAGCGGTCAACGTAAACGAATTGGCCAAGATGCAACCGATTCGAGAGGATGAGATCCGTTTCGCGTTCGGAGAGGGAGACGTAAGTGGAATTGAGGGAATCGGATAGCTGGATGTAGAATCCACGATTGGGCCATAGTTCGGAACCAGCGAGGGCTGGAACGATGCCTATGACTTGGAGAAGAGCAGAACGGTGGTCGCCAGTGACTCTGGTGTTGGAATTCATGGCCTGAAGGAGCTTCAAGAGGATTCCGGGAGTGAGAGAAGCCATGGCGGATTGTGGAATGAGGAAGAGGAGTGAAGTTCAAACAAAGGTAAGTATAGAAATGAGGGAAGAGAGGAATTTGGCCGTTACGAGTCGATGagattcaaatttgaaattcaaatttcaGGTGTGTTTTCATTTTTCACTTATCCGCACTGTGAACTTTTGAATTTGGTTACTGCTGTACTGTTACCGTTAACTTGTTTATAGGCCGGCGACTCGCTCAAGGTGTTCTCTAGTCAAAGGCAGTTAAGGAAGTCCAAActtcttttcctatttttttataattactaaaatatttagttctaaatatttcatgtttatCCTTTTgtcgatttttttccatcgtctttcttttctttttctcttgttatttttttccatcatttttttccttctcttctttAGGCTATTTACATTAGGGTAATCAAATGtatttttttcgctgcgatttcttttcatcgtctttcttcttttcctttttttttacgttACCAAAGATTgcgtataaaaaatcttgaaaaaaatcatttaaattgaagtagccaaatgtagaggatcatgtaaaaaataaaataaatgatcgtatagcaaaagaattaaaaaaaatcttttagccaaatttaaacggtcgtgtaccaaatttttttttaaaaaaatcgcgTGTAACcaaatcatttacatttggctatccaaatcttatcgattgtgtaccaaacaataggcaaatttaaacaatcatgtaccaaataatagcaaaatctaaaggTGCGTTTGGGGAAGAGTTGGTACtgtgggcttaggttagccTAACCCTAACCCCTGTTTGGGCCCAGTATTAAGGAAACCAGGTTTCCTTAACACGGTTTCATTCTCCCCTCAAACGATCGAAACCTTCCCCTGCCTTATCGTCTTTAACCCGTGTTCAGGCTTTCCCCTCAACCCGTGTTCGTGCGAAACCCTTTTTCCCTTTCGTTCAGTGTTCTCCCTCATTAAATCCCCTAAAATCTCCCTCCTTGCCGCTCGAGGTTCCATTGTTGCGACTGTGTGTTTCGCTTGCCATTTCGTCATTTCGGATCTGATAAGACAGTCTCATTCTGCAGCGAAGGGACTCCTAAACAAACCATTTCGTATTACAACGAACTTACATATGTGTACGGTCGCGATAGGGCAACAGGTCGGTTCACTAAGACATTCGCCgacgtggggtctaacgagcctaGCGGATATGAGGGATTTGACATGGTGGATGGAAACGAGGAGTTCCCGCCTGTGTACAGCCAGGGGATTGACATGTCGCAGGACGATGTACGCGCATCacgaccttctcgcgcttcagagggtaggatcggatcgagtggatccaagaggaagaggggaagtcagcgagaGGTGGATGTTGAAGGCATGCATCTGacgctcgaccaaacaaacgagcaactcaggaTGATTGCGGAGTGGCCTACACGCGCCTTTGTCAATGACAACCATGTGCGCACAGAATTCTTTCGCATATTGTGTGAGATGCCACAACTAAtgagtttggatagggcgttattgcaaaggTATCTTCTGTttcgtatggacgaccttcggggttttgtactcatgcctgaggatggGAGAGAGAGATTTTGTAcagtcctcctacgagacatgacgagatagtttatgtttttACTGACCTAGATTGCTTCTTATttgcttactttttttttttctgtatgatATTGACTGTTTATGCTTTTGCTATTGTAgacaactattttttttcattcataatgtttatttaaattaagaaaaatagtaaCAATTTCACCCAGGCATTATACggtaattatatatgttcaaaatagAGGTCATCACTATCGCCAATTACAAataggaaataattaatttgtctttctaaaaaatgaattttaataaatttttcacaatatgttcagaaattaaGTCCAAATTGGATAACTGTCTTTACTAacttaataacattacacatacaataaattgtttgcaataagacgggttcgacgctttcgtaaaaaagtatgcaataagaattttttttattatatttacaatctcatttaaaaaatattatactatataaaaaaaaatattatactacataaaaaaaaaaattaacccaacccatcttatcataaatttctcataaaactacccacctaacccttcccccaaacacatcttatcataaaattcccataacccttcctccaaacacatcttattcataacactatcataacccttcccacataacccttctcccaaacacctcttatcataaaactacatttctaaacccttcccccaaacaagggttaacCCTTCcataaatcaacccttcccccaaacgcacccttagtCAATTTGTACCAAATACATTAAGCGCGTTGTTGACGGTGtggttgatgagacatttttggtatttttcattgtgggtctatgagttttttttcgttttcagaattgttctatacggtataaatattttgtcgatttgttatattttttaaaagaccccataataataagtatataacaatatttttaaaaaattacacaCATAGTAAAATCCATTGATTTCATAGAATTTTATGGTACCAAACTATATGGTATATTTTGCTAGATTTTGATAGGTTTTTGAAAAGTCGTgttaaatgttaaatttttaGGAAATTTGCACGTAATGAaagaatttaagaaaaaaacataaaaatggccaacttttcaagaaaagaaataaaaacattGATTTATGGTTATTGCGTGCTGATATGGAGGGTCACGTCTACCTTTGTAATATTTTCCTACCGTTTTAAGAAGATATGTAACAATTGTAAAATCGAGGAACAATCGAAAtacgaaaatagaaaaaatataatattaaaataatataaataaataaatccacCAAATGCCACAGACTAATAATGGACATCTATAAATTAATAGTATTTGGTAGATTAGGCAATTTGGCACATATAAGGTGAATTACATGGCCACTAAGAATGAGTATGATGATTAATAGGTTGACATGTGGCCATATGGCCACAGACTAACGGACATCTATAAAATTAATAGTATTTGTGATACAACAATTTCTAAAATagattttgttggaatttggttattgaTTATTTCTTTTACATGGTATAGATGAGTTCCTCAAGCTTATTTCCATCCCTCCAAAGAACTTGGTCTTGCTTTCACAACCCGTTTGCCTTATACTACTTGTTGCCTAGCCTCCACTCTGTTATTCTTTGGCAACAACTCATCTTCGGTCATAATTTCTATCATCCGAGCAAAAATTAGGTGCCATTAGCCTTCTCACTTGCTCTGTTCAAGCTCTTTCCCTCGCATCTTCTCTACCACTAGATGCACTCCACTTGCTGGAAACCTTGGCCATCTTGTGATGCAGTGAAGGACACACATCAAGCATAATATAGTAAAATGGTCTTGTGGGGTCGAATATCATCCTTGGAGATCAAACTTAATGATTTGATCTAATTATTTTAGAATTGCGTCAATTTTGTCTAAAGGATGAAAATCAAATGATTAATGGAATTTTTGGTTTAAAAGAAAGTGCCTTAGGGTGTTGATTTCATTAGTTATTTCATTAAGAAATGAAAATGTCGTTTTATGAAATTTTGTGTTACTGAGATGCTTAAAACTAGGCACTAAACTTTAGTTTATTATGTTCTAACAATAAATTAAACTATGTTCTAACAATAAACTTTTTTCATGCAAAATTTAGTTGATTACTCATTTCTTCATAGTTGAAACCAAAATAAGAAGCATGGGATTAAACAAAGTCCTAAACAACTTTCATTATTAACCTTGACTATTTTCACGAGAGATTAACAATTATTTAATGTTATAAGTCTGGTAAAATATGTAATCTATCACATTGAACATTTAATACtaaaaaacattaaattttacaaaatcCATAAAATTACTACGCATTAATCCCATAAATAAGTTCATCTCCACCTTAGAACAAAAAGACACTCACTCATAGCTGTCAAACAAATATTCTAAATAGTAAAGAAGGTGGAAAGAACGAGCCTTGATTTGTATTGTTGAAATGATTCTCATCGTACATTGTCGATCAAGCCTTGATTTGCATCTCGGGATCACGAACGCCCACCAACGAACATTCCGTGAATCTGAAGCGAAATCAGAAAATTTACGATCAAAATGCTTCCAGCCCtttgcatcagctggatgtcttaACACACATCCTCGATTACGACTCTCTTATCTTTATACCATCTTATGTTAGAAGCGCCTTCTTCTGATGCAAACAATCACTTTAAATCTTAGTATTGAAGAAAGTGGCACAATACCTTATGcaaatttttttcctttgtcaTCATTAACTTTGTACGGAGACTTACCACAAATTAGGCAATGTTGCAAATCTCAAAATTTCTTCCAATACAATACGCAATCGTACGTACACGCATGAATAGACTCGTATCCTAGGCCTACGTCATGTAATTTTCATTTAGTTCCATAGAACGAAGTAGATATTAGTATCTGCTAGAAAAAATGCTTTTACTAGTACTAGTAACATGTCAAAGGATTTGTTACTCTAACCATTGAATACCTTGAtatgcatcaacttaactaaAAAGTTTAAGGAGGAAAGTTCTGAACAACCAAGGTATAGTTTATTATGTGCTCCATTCATTAAATCCTCATATAAGTTTGTTATACATTGTTCTTCACCATTAAAGGGCATTTTATTCTTCAAACCTTCTTCTATTGCTTCTTTATGTTCAATCGAAATTTGTAAATCGTTAAGCAAATccaacatttcattttcttgaaaaaggttgctagttccttcatcaactCTTTCTATACCTCTACGCAAGTTCACTAGCTCTCCATGATACATCCAGTTTGTTAGGAAGGGATATTTCAACTATTAATAGATGTTGCTTCACACCCTCTAATGACTCTTAAATTGAGTTTATACATTTCTTGCATGGACAACTTGTTCGTCCATAATCATCAATATGAAACTTTGTAACCTTTAAAAATTGGgacactccctctctatactcaactGACAATTTATTTCTATGTTTGATCTATTCCTTGTTCATCGTTAAAGACCTAAAAgctaaataggtttgattattGAAAGTTAGAAAAAATGGAGTTGAGAGCATCTAGACTACGAATCTCTTGATATTTAGCACATATAAATATAAAGTTTTAGTTAATTTCTAAATATCTCATCTAAACCTTATAGAGTTGTTCTCaaactttaatttttctataaacAGGACAACCAGAAAATTGCTTACGATGCTATGTAGCACAACTCATGACATTTGGTACTTTCAAATGTTCAAGACCCTTTTTAATGAAAATCTTAATCCCTAAGCTATACTCAATTGACATTCTATTCTTTTTCATACATGACTTATCCATAATGGTACAATATACAACTTAATCtacaaaatgaagaaacaatAACAGAAACTAATAAATCTTTACAACCTAACTAACTTTACAAAGTTTGCAATACACTTCAATCTTTATGTTCAAATGTTGCAACATTACCCCTCCCCCAACTGCACAAAGCATACATACTTCAATATTTACAAGCTAGCTAATAC
The sequence above is drawn from the Cucumis melo cultivar AY chromosome 2, USDA_Cmelo_AY_1.0, whole genome shotgun sequence genome and encodes:
- the LOC103501535 gene encoding uncharacterized protein LOC103501535; its protein translation is MASLTPGILLKLLQAMNSNTRVTGDHRSALLQVIGIVPALAGSELWPNRGFYIQLSDSLNSTYVSLSERETDLILSNRLHLGQFVYVDRFEFDTPIPRVCGIRPIPGRQASVGSPELLIARISASKREFVIQPVMESDQSADPIAALSSNQKLEEPQIKESKSNSKTGNGRGRQALAPRDNLQIENKGSTEETKAPHKPQRYSSPAGGKRSMSVGKKNVPVVERDPSPAGKGKRSASPVPSKTVVPSLVAAREENRVSSKEAAIIVPSRYRQPSPNGRRQASPSVRRASLSPARRLSGGLKVSPLLAVADSASKKKMNNIAAGISKVSEALVGSAKSNRKSWDDQSTASSTSEEQRDGGVSKNKPDLQAILRTQAAISRRLSDANDHRPKSEEAQRKERKKSFSPSECEVPDERKFSGLGITVHDKKWTDGSVLVDAAPPNLVKLAKDAMQRRDIASIAAAEALEEAISTESIIRSLSMFSELSSTHKTGDLLHVVDQFFIIYNDVVKSTEIAESLFASRSGNKKPSIINSPERSKPAQPASLWVDAALATNLEIVSLLTGQDNSPATILRKSVSKNQTMEGSSLPNSNMVQWTRGHEMKETVELAMELQSEMKLWFLKFVEDSLDAGSKVFSESSGDAVKTSPPIPNRGSIASVLSQLKRVNDWLDRVVSKRDDPLKEKVERLKRKIYGFVIQNVDC